A region from the Arthrobacter gengyunqii genome encodes:
- a CDS encoding GatB/YqeY domain-containing protein — protein MTLKEQLQSDMKTHMKAGNRTALMTVRNVLGEIETREKSGKTPVELDDAQVVSLLQKEAAKRRDTAGIYLEAGEKERGAAEIAEAEIIEAYLPAPLTAADVEAIVDEAVAELTADGTELTMRQMGAVMKPVTAKVAGRFDGKAVSEIVRSRLA, from the coding sequence ATGACACTCAAAGAGCAGCTCCAGTCCGACATGAAAACCCATATGAAGGCCGGCAACCGCACGGCCCTGATGACGGTCCGCAACGTCCTGGGTGAAATCGAAACCCGGGAAAAGTCCGGCAAGACCCCAGTGGAACTCGACGATGCCCAGGTTGTTTCGCTCCTGCAGAAGGAAGCCGCCAAGCGCCGCGACACCGCAGGAATCTACTTGGAGGCTGGCGAAAAAGAACGCGGAGCCGCCGAAATCGCCGAAGCTGAAATCATCGAAGCCTACCTGCCGGCCCCGCTGACCGCCGCTGACGTCGAAGCCATCGTGGATGAAGCCGTGGCGGAACTGACGGCCGACGGCACGGAACTGACCATGCGCCAGATGGGTGCGGTCATGAAGCCGGTCACCGCCAAGGTTGCCGGCCGCTTTGACGGCAAGGCTGTCAGCGAGATCGTCCGCAGCCGCCTCGCCTAA
- a CDS encoding bifunctional 4-hydroxy-2-oxoglutarate aldolase/2-dehydro-3-deoxy-phosphogluconate aldolase, translating into MTTEPVRPMPNRAPMGSGLQRTRIVAVLETGSASAGHDRPDSFRIAAVADTLVENGVLCLALSPWAGNGLTVLEQLATRLPDGAELGLGAVLAPEDAVRAAGAGADFVMSPLVAPDMVHAARGIGLASYPGALTPSEVHLAWRTGATAVQLFPGGSQGPGYLAALRRALPDIPVIPGGGIECGDVADWLAAGAAAVVLGRSLLGDALLPGGDLRSLGVRTRLVCAAAADAPG; encoded by the coding sequence ATGACAACGGAACCTGTTCGACCGATGCCGAACCGGGCGCCGATGGGCAGCGGGCTGCAGCGAACGCGAATCGTGGCTGTGCTTGAGACCGGTTCTGCATCCGCCGGCCATGACCGCCCCGACAGCTTCAGGATTGCGGCCGTCGCCGACACCCTGGTGGAAAACGGCGTGCTCTGCCTGGCGCTGTCCCCGTGGGCGGGAAACGGCCTGACGGTGCTCGAACAGCTGGCCACCAGATTGCCCGACGGCGCGGAGCTGGGCTTGGGAGCGGTGCTGGCACCCGAGGACGCAGTCCGGGCGGCGGGCGCCGGTGCAGATTTTGTGATGTCCCCGCTTGTGGCTCCGGACATGGTCCATGCCGCCCGTGGCATCGGGCTGGCCAGCTACCCCGGAGCCCTGACGCCCAGCGAGGTTCATCTTGCGTGGCGGACGGGAGCCACCGCCGTGCAGCTGTTTCCCGGCGGTTCCCAGGGACCGGGCTATCTTGCGGCCCTTCGGCGGGCGTTGCCGGACATCCCGGTGATTCCCGGAGGCGGAATCGAGTGCGGTGACGTCGCCGACTGGCTGGCCGCCGGGGCCGCCGCCGTCGTGCTGGGGCGTTCCCTTCTGGGCGATGCCCTGTTGCCCGGCGGTGATCTGCGGTCCCTCGGCGTGCGAACCCGTTTGGTCTGTGCCGCCGCGGCGGACGCTCCCGGCTGA